In Campylobacter showae, the genomic stretch TCATTTGCACGCTGATTTTGGGGCTTAGTTTGCTCGCGTTTTCGGGGGTAAATTTCGCGCTCGGAGAGTATGGCGAATTTTGGATGGGCGCACATAAATTTGCGGGCTTTTTGGTTGCGCTTGCAGCCGTTTTACACGTGATAAATCGCAAGAAAAAGCTCATCAAACTCGCAAATGAATTTACAGACGTCATCACTCGTCGCAAAAATCCTAGCATGTGCAACATGGACCGCATCATCGCCTCGCTCGAGCCCTATACGATCGCTGAAATCTCGCAAAAACTAGGCTTTGATGAGGCCGAGTTTTGCCGCACATTACGCGAAAACGGCGTCAAATTTAATGGAGCAAATCAAACCTTGCGCCAAATTTCTTTTTTAAACGACGAAAAGATATTTTTCGTGCTAGTTCTCATCGTCGAGGCAAAATTTGGCAAAAGATTTTGCGGCGAACTCAAATTTAAAGGCGCTAAATTTAATGGCGGCATAAAAGCAGCGTGAGCTCGGCGCAAGCGACACGGAGGCTAAATTCATATTTTTGAAAGGGCTCAAATTTTAAAAATAACCGCAATTTTAATCATAACTTTTAACGTTTTACTTTTTGGCGGGATTGTTTGGACGATATTTTGGCGAAATCCTAGCAAGCTTAGCCCGCGTCAGCTCGCTGCAATAGGCGAATCAAGCGCGATAAAAAGACTTTCCGTACGGCCATTTTTACTTTGGTTGGAGCGGTTTTTCATCTCGCGTGAAAGCCTTTGGTTTGATCAAAATTACATCTATGTTTTTAGAGGGCAGGAACTCGCGTCTAGGTATAAATTTGAGCAAATTACAGCGCTTGAGAGTACGAAAATATGGATAAATAGCGCTAGAATTTGGCGGATTTGTTTTGCGGACGAGTTTGAGAAAGACGGCACGAGCGAGTATAAATTTGCGCCAGCGGCTTCGATTTTTACTCCAAATTTTAAAGAGTTCTTGCAAATTTTGCACGAGAAAAATAAGGATACGATCAAAACGAAACCGAGATTTTGGGAGACCGTTTAACCGTAAATTTGGAACTTGCGTTAAATCGTGCTCTTTGAACCGATACAAAAAGATAAAATGCGGTCGTTTTGATAAAAAATAAAATATAAAACGCTCCGGCGCGTAAGTGTATTGATTTAACAAAACGGGCTTAATATAGGACTAAAAATTTAGCGATAATTTTTAAATTTTATCTATATCTATAACCTTGTCAAAAATAAATTTAAGCTCCTCTTGGTGTGTGATAGCTAGTACGCTAAGGTGCGTAAAGTCGCGCTTCAGGGCGGTTAAAAGCTCTTTTGCCAGCACGCTATCAAGCGCCGAAGTTGCCTCGTCAAGCAGTAAAAATGCGGGCCGCGCAAAATAAACCCTAGTAAATGCAAGCCTTTGTGCTTCGCCGCCGCTTAAAATCTTGCCCCAATCTTTAACTTCGTCTAGTTCGCGGATAAATTTCTCTAGCCGCACTCGTCGTAAAATTCCTTCAAAATCGGCATCGGCGCCTTGCAAATCGCTAGGATACGCGATAAGCCGCCTTAGACTCATGCGCGCTAAAAACGGCTTTTGCGGCACGACCATCGTCCCGCACGGCAAGCAAACATCGCCCGAGCCGTGATCCCAGATGCCCACGATATACCTAAATACGCTGCTTTTGCCCGTTCCGCTAGCTCCGCGTAGCAGCACCCATTCGCCGCTTTTTATGCTCAAATTTAGCCCGCAAACTAACCTTTCGCCGCTCGGGGTAAAAATTTGTAAATTTTTACACCTCAGCTCGTTTGCTTCGGCGTTTTCGTCAAATTTAACGCTCTTAAATTTATCCTGCGCCAAATTTGCCGCCGTTACCTGGGCAGGTTTGTTGACGTCGTCAAGATCGCTGTTATGCTCTCTAAATTTAGCGTCAAATTTGACCTTAGAGTCCGCTGCCTGCGCGATCTCGATGAATTTATACACGCGCTCCACGCTCGCAGCCCACTCCATGATCTGCCTATAGTAGTCCATAAACCACGCAAAGCCGTCCTGCACGCTGTAAAACGCCGAGCGCGCCCGCATCATATCGCCAAACGTCATCGCGTGCGCGAAATAAAGCGGCAAACAGGCGAAGATGGGGATTAGATTCGTGATTTTTAAGTAGCTAGCCGAAAAGCACTCTAGGCGAAACTCGGTGTTCATGATGACGCGCCAGTTGCGCACTACCTCGCTAAAGCTTGTTCTAAAGCGCGTTTTTTCAGCGCACGCACCCTTCATCAGCGCGACGGCTTCGGCGTTTTCGCGAGTGATTAGTAGATTTGCGCGGTAGTCGGCCTCGACCTGCTGTTTTTCGTAGTTTAGGCGCTTTAGACTGCGGCCGATTAGGTGCGTGATTAGCGAGCTAAAAAGTGTATAAACGAGCGCGATGTAGACCAAAAAGCCCTCCAGCGCAAACTCGTGTCCAAACGCGCTAAAGCGCAGTACTTTTGACGCCTCCCAGAGGATAAAGGCGAAAGCAAAAAGCTTGGAGAGGTTGTAAACCATGGATTTTATTAGATTTACGCTTTTATCGGCGAGTAGGAGGCTGTCCTCGGCGATACGCTGGTCCGGGTTATCAAAGCCCGTGGCGCCGGACAAGCGGTAAAAATTTGCGTTTTTTAGCCATAGATTTTCCATCTCTTCGCTTAGACTTTCGCGCCACGAGATCACAAGCAGCTTTTTAAACCAGTTTCCGATCACGATAAATAGCACGATAATCGCGGTATAGACAAGAAACTCGCCCACAAGCGGGAGCATGAGATCTTTTTGAAATTTCTCGATCGCGTCGTAAAATTTTTTATCCCATGCGTTCATGAGCGTCGCGACCTTGACGATGGCTAGGCTAGCTCCCAGCGTCACGGCCAGCATCGCCCACGCCGCTAGTGAGCGCTTGCCCGTCCAAAACCAGCCTGCGATGATGAAAAACTTCTTTAAAATTTGCAAATTTAGCCTTTTTTTAATTTTATGTTCGCCTGCCTTGCTTGACGGTGCATTATGACTTTTGCGCAGAAATTTATCTTTCAAATTTTACCGCAAATTTAATCGCGCTTTACGGACGAGTAAATTCGTATCCCGCAAGCCGAGAAAGGTTAAATTTGAGCAAATTTAGCTCCGTAAATAAGTAAAACAAATTTACGCTAGAGGCTCGTATTTATAAATTTTACGAGCCTAGCTAAGTCCGAAAAGCAGGTGCGCAATAGCCTGATTAGTATGCGTAATTAAACGTCACCATAAAGTTCCTAGGCTCGCCGTAGAAGTTATTTTGTCCGGCCACGCGGTTATTTTGATTGATAAAATACTTCTCGTCGGTTATGTTTTTGACGGATAAATTTACGTTAAAGTGCTTGTCGTAATAATACGCGATATTCGCATCCCATAGCGCGTAGGCCTTTTGGTCCGGAATGTCGTTAGCCGGATAATACGCGCCGGTCGTGATATTGTATCTTGAGTACATGTTGTTGGTCTTGGTCTGATAGCGTACGCCCGTGCCAAAGACTAGCTTTTGCTGCGCGACTAGAGGCAGCTCGTAGCTTGTGTAGACCTTGACAATATGTTTTGGTATCCAAGGCTTTGCATTTGCGCCTTTGCGGTAGTCGACACTTGTAGGATTGTGCGTTTCGTCTTTCATGTATTCGCTTTTATTATACGTATATCCGCCGAAAATTTTCCACCTATCGGTGATCGCGCCGTTTGCTTCGATATCAAGGCCGCGGCTTCGTACTTTACCCTCGGCTACGCTTCTGTTTTTATTCGTGGCGACGTAGTACTCGTAGTCTTGTATCGCGCGATTTTCTTGTTCGATCTGAAACAGCGCTACGGTCGTGTTTAGCGCGCCGTCAAAAAACTCGGACTTTAGACCGATCTCGGCGTTGTAGCCCACGATAGGCTTCAGTATCTCGTCATTTCTATCTGTAGCAGTTTGGGGCTTATATATCTCGGTGTAGCTGGCGTACAGCGAGTGATCTCTGGCAAAATCCCACGTAAGGCCGATATACGGCGTTAGTTTGTGCTTTTTGACCTCTTGTGTGACCGTATGCGTGCCTCGGCGGTAGTTGTCGGTAGTGCTATTTCTCTTTAACCACGAGTATCTAGCGCCAAGGAGTAAATGCCAGTCGTCGCTAAAGTTATACCTAGTGCCGATCGTAAACATCTGTTGGTAAATTTTAGTGTTATAGTGTAGATTGTAGCAGTTGGTACCCAGCGCGCAAAGAGCCGTCATATCTCCCCAGTTTGGTTCGTTATTTATGAGGCCTTTGTTGAAGGTATTATAGGTGAGATTTGCCGCGCCCGTAAATACGTCTCTGTCGTGCTGCGTGAAGGTCTCGCGAGACATCGTAATGCTGGTGAAAAAGTCGTGATTTTGACCAAATAAATCATAGTTTGCGTCGATACCGGTTTTAAAGCTAAATTCTTTACTTGCGTTGTCGTATCTATCGTAGCCGATATATCTGGTAATCGGATCGCGATTTACTCCGTGCCAGCCGCCGAATTTGAGAGTGCTCTTGCTATCGGTATAGTTAAATTTGGCATAAGCCTTGATGCTGTCGTTAAAATAGTGCTCAAGATCTAAAAATAGGTTATATTTTTCGTAGATCGCACGACTCCAGTCTGATATAAAGGTCGTTTTGCGGTTTAAATTTAACTCCTCGCCGTTCTTGCCGACCACGGGTACACCAAACGGATCGTAGACGCCTCTACTTTTTTGGTAGATTATCCCGGCAAGCGCGTTCGTGGAGTCGCCTATATCGGTTTCTATCATCGCAGAGACTGCGCCTCTTTTGTTACCTTTTATATCCCTAAACGACCCATCCTTGCCAAGAGCGCCGATTACTCTGCCTCGGACTGAGCCGTCGGAGTTTAGCCCGCCCGTCACGTCTGCTACGCTACGGTATGTATCCCAGCTGCCTATACCTAGGGATAAATTTGCTCCGAACGTCTTTTGCGGACGCTTTCTGGCCAAATTTATCGTACCGCCGGGCTCGCCGTTACTCTGCGTCAAACCCGCCACGCCGCAAAGTACCTCCACGCGGTCATAAAACGCCATGTCGGTATGCTCTTTGGACTGGCCGTAGAGCCCCTGCGCAGCAAGCGCAGTGGTGGACTGCATGCCGTCTTCTTGGATGTTATCGATGTTAAAGCCTCTAGACATCGGTAGATTCATGCCAAACCTGCTCGTAGTCGTAATGCCCGGCGCATAGCTTAGCGCCTTATCTACGTCGTTTAAATTTAGATCTTTAACGAGCTGATCGGGGATAATGGTGACGGTCTGTGGCGTTTCGCGGATAGTTAAATCAAGCCCCGTCGCAGTGTTCATGTTTTGCGTCGTATATGAGCCCGTACCCTCGGTGGCCGAGATGTCTGTTTTGCCGTAGGCGGTCACCTCGCCGAGGTTTGCATCGACTGCGTAAAGCGAGCAAGCAAGGCACATAGATAAACCCACAAATTTGCATTGAGCGTTCAAAATTTTCTCCTTAATATTGATAATGATTAGGCAAATTATATATCAAAATATTTAAGAAAAAATAAAGAGCAAACAAGTGCTAAATAAGAGAAAACAGGGGTTAAATTTGAGCGGATAAATTTAGTATTTTGGGTTAAGCGATATAAATTTGAATCAAATTTAAAATTCAGCGAGCGCCCTATTAATCCGCTCGCTATTTAAAAGAATTAAGCGCCTATGATAATGTGGCTAGCTTTGATTATAGCAGTTACTTCATCACCTGTTTTTAGAGCTAGGTTTTTAGCAGACTCGTTAGTGATGATAGCGCTTAGCTTATCGCCGCCAGCTATCTCGATATCTACTTCAGCGTTTACCGCACCCTCCACTACTTTTACTACCTTACCTTTTAGTTGGTTAGTAGCGCTTAGTTTTAGACCGTTCTCGCCTTTAGCTACTATGATAGAAGAAGCTTTAAATAGATAAACTACCTTTTTGCCTGCTGCTAGATCTAGAGCCTTTTGGCTATCTACGGTTACGGTTGCTTTTACTGTCTCTCCGCCTTGCAATTTTGCTACCACTAGAGAGTTTACCGCCCCCTCTCTTACCTCTGTGATTTGTGCTGACAGTTGATTTCTTGCGCTAAACATTGTGTTTTCCTTTGTGATTAAATTTGATTTCGTATTAAAATCTGAGCGAATATTAACAACTTAAACTTTTATAAAACTTAAAAAACGAATATGCAAAATTCTAACTTTGTCACTAAAATATTCTACATTAACGATTATCGGAATTTTAGGTATTTTGATAAATGAAGTAGAAAAATTTAATTTCGTAAATTGAAATTCGGGGCAAATGGGTTTTGGTGATGATAGAATTAAAATTTAGGCTAAAATAACAAAAAAGGAGGCAAAAATGCAAACTCAAAAAGATAAAGTCGCCGTCGACATCAGTCAAATTCCGCAAGAGATTTTAAAAAGCTACGATAGGTGGCGTTTTTTCAAGTATCTTTTTGCGGGTATTTTTATGAGTTTTATCGTTTTTCTTTTATCGCTTTGGAATGTAGACCACACGCATCCGTATTCGCTTTTTGCATTCGGGATGGCGCTTTTTGTATCGGCTTTGATCTCACTTGTTTGCTTGAGTGCGCTTAGGCATAAGCGATACAGCGTGTTTTTGTTTAGCGACGAGGGCAAAGCTTTTAGCCTGATAAGCGCTGAAACTATCGCACTTTTTCTCATCACGGTTAGCGTAATAGCGCTGTATTTTCAGATAAAATCAGGTGCTGGTCCTGATGGCTCGCTTATGATTTTTACCATCATAATGACGCCCGTTGCAATAATAGCCCACAATGCCAACGACGAATTTGCCGCCGATGAAACCGTATATCTGCCGCAAAGAGTACTAAAATCGCAAGAGAAAATCAGCGAAGTAGTCGCAGACGAGACGACTAATGGGCAAAATTTAAGCCAAGTGCAAGCCAATCAAAGCGACGCAACCGAATTTGAGCCGAAATTTGAGGGCGCGAGCCATGAAACCGAGCCAAGCCAAAGCGACGAGGAGGCCGAAGCGCTAGAATACGGCAAAGCTCTAGCTCAAATCCCCGAAAATTTAAAGCGCAGATATCAGATTCATCTTTTAGTTAGATTTGCCTTCGTGAGCTTTGCGGCGATGGCTTTTTTGATTATATCTTCAAACCCCGACAAGGGATTATCTGGAGCGTTCATATTTAGCGCCATTTGCGTAGGCGCATTTTTTGTTTCAGGACGCAGATATAGCAAACTTTTCGTCGAAAATCCCGAAAAAAGCAATACGATTTTCGCGATAGAAAATTTTGCGATCATGACGCTGGTTTTGTATTATCCAGTGGGTTCGTTGTTTTTGGAAGGCAAGGCTGTTCATAGTAGTGATGCAGCAGCGACTTTTGTTTATTTGTATTTGCCGCTGATACCGATACTGTTGATAACGATCGTTGTTTGTTTGGCTCGTAACTTAAGCTTTTATAAGGAAATAAAAGAGTGAAATTTAAAAACGGCGAGGTTAAACTCGATGTTTAAATTTGTAAATAATGTAGAGTAGGGTGGCTAAATTAACCGCCCCGAATTTAATCAAATTTGAGCCCTAAGCCGCGTCAAATTTGCCATGTAAAGCAGATCAGATAGGTAGGACGCGGATATTTGGGCTGAGGTTTTCTTGCAATACGTTTTCGATCGCGTATAGTGTGCCAGTCGCACCGCTCGCGCAGCCGCTACAAGCACCCATATATCTTATATAGACGTCAAATTTACCCTCGGCGTCTTTTTGCAAATCGAGGATTTCCATATTACCGCCGTCCATCATCAGCATCGGGCGAACATCTCTATCTATGACGCTCTCGATGGCCTTTAGCTGGCCCACGACGGTCATATTTTCAAAGCTCACGTCGTCAAATTTGCCTGAAACCTGCGCGTCGATGATGGCTTGCTTTTTCTCCTGTTCCATCTCGGCTCTGGTGTCTGCGAGGATGTCCACGAGATAATACTCGCGCTTTTCGTGTCCGCCCGGGCGCACGCAGGATTTGCAAAAGGCGCCTGCTTTGGTGTATTGCGTGATCTCCTCGACCGTGTGTAGGTCGTTTAGGCGGATGACCTCTTTGATCGTGCCTAGGCTCACGCGCGCGCACTCGCACACGATGATCTCGTCCTCGAAATGCTCAGGATCCACGCCCTTATACTGCGCCGCGGCGGCCTTGATAACGTCGTAGGCCATGACCGAACAGTGCATCTTTTGTGGCGGGACGGCTGGGACGTCTGGGGTGTCGCGCATGGCTTTTTCTACGTCGATGTTGGTGATTTTGACCGCTTCATCCACGGTCTTGCCGATGCAAAGCTCGGCCATCGTATCTGAGCTAGCCACCGCCGTACCGCAGCCAAAGCTTTTAAATTTAGCGTCCATGATGCGGTCGGTTTTCTCGTCCACGAGCCAGTATAGCCTCACCGCGTCACCGCAGCTCTCTGCGCCAAAGTCCGCCACGATGAGCTTGCCGCCTCTTGCTTTTGCCTCATCCTGCGTTATCTCGCCCATAAATTTCGGGTTGTTCATGCGGTCTTGGACGTTTTGGGAGTATTCGTCCCAGATGGAGCCGCCGATTAGATTATTTTTTGCCATTTTATTTCCTTTTTAGAGGCGTTGTCTCGCGAGCGTCTTTGAATGAGCTTGCAAAAATATCGCTGCGGCAACCTATTTGGTTAGCCTTGCTCATTTTTGCTTCACAACATTCAAATCCATCTCGCGATACTGCCGCCCGCTTCCTTTTAAATTTAACTCAAATTTGGGCTTATAAAGCTCAAATTTCAATTAAATTTAATCTTAAATTTGAACACAAAACATTCAGGCGAAGTATTTTATAGAAACATTTTGCTTCGCAAAAACGCTACGCTTGTTTTGAGATGATTTTTGGGGTTGTACAGGTAAAATTTAGCGTAGGCTGGACAAGTAGTCCGCCGAGCTAAATTTTAGCAAGCTCCGCAAAAAGCGCTCAAAAGACAAGCCGTTACTTGCCGTTAGGGTTGTAAGCGTACGTGCTTGATATGCTTCTTAACCTCACCACCGCCTTTTTGATATGCTCTATCGCATAGTCGATCTCTTCTTCGGTATTAAACCTCGACAGCGACAGCCTCAGCGCCGTATGTGCCAGATCGCTGCTAGCGCCGATGGCTTCCATTATCGGGTTGCTCTCTAGGGTCTCGGACGCGCACGCCGAGCCCGTGGATGCCGCGATACCGGCCTGATTTAGATCCCACAGCATCGCCTCGCCCTCGACGCCTTTTATGGCGGCTAGGATGGTGTTTGGTAGCCTGTGAGCGCGATCTCCCACGACCGAGACGTCGGGTAGCTGTAGCAGCGCGTCCTCGAGCTTGTCGCGCAGGCGTCTAACGTGCAGATTTTCAAACTCGATTAGCTTGTTACTGTTTTCCAGTGCTTGCGCCATGCCGACGATACCTGCGACATCGAGCGTCCCGCTGCGCCTGCCGCCCATGTGCTCGCCGCCGTGAAGCAGGCTCGTTAGCTTTTGCGAATCCTTGATGTATAGGCCGCCTACACCCTTTGGCCCGTGAAATTTATGCGCCGAAAAGCTCATAAAGTCCACGCCCATCTCGCGCACGTTTATCTTGATCTTGCCGACGGTTTGCGTCGCGTCGGTGTGAAATAGCGCGCCGTACTCGTGGGCGATCGCCGCACACTCTTTTATCGGGAAAATCGTGCCCGTTTCGTTATTTGCCCACATGATGCTAACGAGTGCGGTTTTGTCGTCGATGAGCTTTCTTAGGTCGTTTGGATCGAGCAGACCGTTTTCGTTGACTGGCACGCGGCTCACGCGAACGCCGTATTTTTTGAGAAACTCAAAGGTCGCCGAGATCGCCGGATGCTCGACGGCGCTAATTATGACGTGATCTTTGTCTTTATTTAATATATGATCGAAAAATACGCCTTTAGCCACCCAGTTGTTGCTCTCGGTGGCGCAGCTTGTTACCACGATATCGTCGTTATCGCTTGCGTTTATGCCCGCATAGAGCTGATCCATCGCGCGGCGAAGCGCCGGGTGCGTCTCGGAGCCAAATCTATGAAGCGAGTTTGGGTTGCCGTATTTTTCGCAAAAAAACGGCCTCATAAGCTCGAAAGCTTCGGGATCGACCATTGTCGTGGCATTGTTGTCTAGATATACTCTCACGCTTGACCTTTATCAATTAGGATATATTTTATCCCTTTTATTTTCGCGAGGATAATATAACAATTTTTATAAATTTTTGATTAAAATTTTAGCTTAGTTTTTTCAAATTTAGCCGGTTTTTGATAGAGTTTATATATTGAAATTCCTTATCAAATGAGCAAAACGTCGCCATTTCAGTCAAATTTGATATAAAAAGATAAAATATATCCTAAACTTAGTTTGATTTCTTAAGGTTTTAGAAAATTTAAAAATTAAAATTTTTGCATTTTGGATGAAAATCGGCAAAATAAATCCAAATTTGACGCGGCGCAAAGGCAAATTTAAAGTTACAATTTGTGGTTTTTCAGGCGAAATGGTATAAAATTTAGATATAAAAACTCTTAAAAGAATTTTAAAAATTATTGCTTGGGTTATAGGCGGCGCTTGCGTGGTTTTTGTGCTACTTGTATATTTAATCCTAACCTCGCTTTTTTCGGTCGATACGCCCGAGGGTTGCGATCCTGGTATGCCCACTAGCGCGTGCGACTATATCGATGAAAAATTTGAAAAAGAACTGCAAAATTTGCCTCCGGTTGCCACTCTGCCTCCCCTAGAAAAAAGACCCGTATTTTGGCTTGGAAAAGGCAGATTTGCAAAAGGC encodes the following:
- a CDS encoding iron-sulfur cluster assembly scaffold protein NifU; translation: MAKNNLIGGSIWDEYSQNVQDRMNNPKFMGEITQDEAKARGGKLIVADFGAESCGDAVRLYWLVDEKTDRIMDAKFKSFGCGTAVASSDTMAELCIGKTVDEAVKITNIDVEKAMRDTPDVPAVPPQKMHCSVMAYDVIKAAAAQYKGVDPEHFEDEIIVCECARVSLGTIKEVIRLNDLHTVEEITQYTKAGAFCKSCVRPGGHEKREYYLVDILADTRAEMEQEKKQAIIDAQVSGKFDDVSFENMTVVGQLKAIESVIDRDVRPMLMMDGGNMEILDLQKDAEGKFDVYIRYMGACSGCASGATGTLYAIENVLQENLSPNIRVLPI
- a CDS encoding ABC transporter ATP-binding protein/permease — its product is MQILKKFFIIAGWFWTGKRSLAAWAMLAVTLGASLAIVKVATLMNAWDKKFYDAIEKFQKDLMLPLVGEFLVYTAIIVLFIVIGNWFKKLLVISWRESLSEEMENLWLKNANFYRLSGATGFDNPDQRIAEDSLLLADKSVNLIKSMVYNLSKLFAFAFILWEASKVLRFSAFGHEFALEGFLVYIALVYTLFSSLITHLIGRSLKRLNYEKQQVEADYRANLLITRENAEAVALMKGACAEKTRFRTSFSEVVRNWRVIMNTEFRLECFSASYLKITNLIPIFACLPLYFAHAMTFGDMMRARSAFYSVQDGFAWFMDYYRQIMEWAASVERVYKFIEIAQAADSKVKFDAKFREHNSDLDDVNKPAQVTAANLAQDKFKSVKFDENAEANELRCKNLQIFTPSGERLVCGLNLSIKSGEWVLLRGASGTGKSSVFRYIVGIWDHGSGDVCLPCGTMVVPQKPFLARMSLRRLIAYPSDLQGADADFEGILRRVRLEKFIRELDEVKDWGKILSGGEAQRLAFTRVYFARPAFLLLDEATSALDSVLAKELLTALKRDFTHLSVLAITHQEELKFIFDKVIDIDKI
- a CDS encoding chemotaxis protein, whose product is MLKFEIVYKFCLICTLILGLSLLAFSGVNFALGEYGEFWMGAHKFAGFLVALAAVLHVINRKKKLIKLANEFTDVITRRKNPSMCNMDRIIASLEPYTIAEISQKLGFDEAEFCRTLRENGVKFNGANQTLRQISFLNDEKIFFVLVLIVEAKFGKRFCGELKFKGAKFNGGIKAA
- a CDS encoding TOBE domain-containing protein, producing MFSARNQLSAQITEVREGAVNSLVVAKLQGGETVKATVTVDSQKALDLAAGKKVVYLFKASSIIVAKGENGLKLSATNQLKGKVVKVVEGAVNAEVDIEIAGGDKLSAIITNESAKNLALKTGDEVTAIIKASHIIIGA
- a CDS encoding TonB-dependent siderophore receptor; amino-acid sequence: MNAQCKFVGLSMCLACSLYAVDANLGEVTAYGKTDISATEGTGSYTTQNMNTATGLDLTIRETPQTVTIIPDQLVKDLNLNDVDKALSYAPGITTTSRFGMNLPMSRGFNIDNIQEDGMQSTTALAAQGLYGQSKEHTDMAFYDRVEVLCGVAGLTQSNGEPGGTINLARKRPQKTFGANLSLGIGSWDTYRSVADVTGGLNSDGSVRGRVIGALGKDGSFRDIKGNKRGAVSAMIETDIGDSTNALAGIIYQKSRGVYDPFGVPVVGKNGEELNLNRKTTFISDWSRAIYEKYNLFLDLEHYFNDSIKAYAKFNYTDSKSTLKFGGWHGVNRDPITRYIGYDRYDNASKEFSFKTGIDANYDLFGQNHDFFTSITMSRETFTQHDRDVFTGAANLTYNTFNKGLINNEPNWGDMTALCALGTNCYNLHYNTKIYQQMFTIGTRYNFSDDWHLLLGARYSWLKRNSTTDNYRRGTHTVTQEVKKHKLTPYIGLTWDFARDHSLYASYTEIYKPQTATDRNDEILKPIVGYNAEIGLKSEFFDGALNTTVALFQIEQENRAIQDYEYYVATNKNRSVAEGKVRSRGLDIEANGAITDRWKIFGGYTYNKSEYMKDETHNPTSVDYRKGANAKPWIPKHIVKVYTSYELPLVAQQKLVFGTGVRYQTKTNNMYSRYNITTGAYYPANDIPDQKAYALWDANIAYYYDKHFNVNLSVKNITDEKYFINQNNRVAGQNNFYGEPRNFMVTFNYAY
- a CDS encoding NifS family cysteine desulfurase, whose product is MRVYLDNNATTMVDPEAFELMRPFFCEKYGNPNSLHRFGSETHPALRRAMDQLYAGINASDNDDIVVTSCATESNNWVAKGVFFDHILNKDKDHVIISAVEHPAISATFEFLKKYGVRVSRVPVNENGLLDPNDLRKLIDDKTALVSIMWANNETGTIFPIKECAAIAHEYGALFHTDATQTVGKIKINVREMGVDFMSFSAHKFHGPKGVGGLYIKDSQKLTSLLHGGEHMGGRRSGTLDVAGIVGMAQALENSNKLIEFENLHVRRLRDKLEDALLQLPDVSVVGDRAHRLPNTILAAIKGVEGEAMLWDLNQAGIAASTGSACASETLESNPIMEAIGASSDLAHTALRLSLSRFNTEEEIDYAIEHIKKAVVRLRSISSTYAYNPNGK